A single genomic interval of Panthera tigris isolate Pti1 chromosome E3, P.tigris_Pti1_mat1.1, whole genome shotgun sequence harbors:
- the SPNS1 gene encoding protein spinster homolog 1 isoform X1 yields the protein MSGSDTAPFLSQADDTDDGPVPGTPGLPGSMGNSKSEDPEVPDREGLQHITGLSPGHSALIVAVLCYINLLNYMDRFTVAGVLPDIEQFFDIGDSSSGLIQTVFISSYMVLAPVFGYLGDRYNRKYLMCGGIAFWSLVTLGSSFIPREQFWLLLLTRGLVGVGEASYSTIAPTLIADLFVADQRSRMLSVFYFAIPVGSGLGYIAGSKVKDMAGDWHWALRVTPGLGVVAVLLLFLVVREPPRGAVERHSDSPPLNPTSWWADLRALARNPSFILSSLGFTAVAFVTGSLALWAPAFLLRSRVVLGETPPCLPGDSCSSSDSLIFGLITCLTGVLGVGLGVEISRRLRRSNPRADPLVCAAGLLGSAPFLFLSLACARSSIVATYIFIFIGETLLSMNWAVVADILLYVVIPTRRSTAEAFQIVLSHLLGDAGSPYLVGLISDRLRRSWPPSFLSEFRALQFSLMLCAFVGALGGAAFLGTAIFIEGDRRQAQLHVQGLLREAGPTDDRIVVPRRGRSTRVPVSSVLI from the exons ATGTCCGGGTCCGACACCGCGCCCTTCCTCAGCCAGGCGGATGACACGGACGACGGGCCGGTGCCCGGCACCCCGGGGTTACCGGGGTCCATGGGGAACTCGAAGTCCGAGGATCCCGAGGTCCCGGACCGAGAGGGGCTGCAGCATATCACCGGCTTGTCTCCGGGCCATTCGGCTCTCATAGTGGCGGTGCTGTGCTACATCAACCTCCTCAACTACATGGACCGCTTCACCGTGGCTG GCGTCCTTCCAGACATCGAGCAGTTCTTCGACATCGGAGACAGCAGCTCCGGCCTCATCCAGACCG tGTTCATTTCCAGTTACATGGTGTTGGCACCTGTGTTTGGCTACCTGGGTGACAGGTACAATCGGAAGTATCTCATGTGCGGGGGCATTGCCTTCTGGTCCCTGGTGACACTGGGGTCGTCCTTCATCCCCAGAGAG CAATTCTGGCTCCTCCTCCTGACCCGGGGCCTGGTGGGGGTCGGGGAGGCCAGTTACTCCACTATCGCGCCCACCCTCATCGCCGACCTCTTCGTGGCAGACCagcggagtcggatgcttagtgTGTTCTACTTTGCCATCCCGGTGGGCAG TGGTCTGGGTTACATTGCAGGCTCCAAAGTGAAAGATATGGCCGGGGACTGGCACTGGGCTCTGCGG GTGACACCAGGTCTAGGAGTGGTGGCTGTTCTGCTGCTGTTCCTGGTAGTCCGGGAGCCGCCACGGGGAGCTGTGGAACGCCACTCAGACTCACCACCCCTGAACCCCACCTCGTGGTGGGCAGATCTGAGGGCTCTGGCAAGGAA TCCTAGTTTCATcctctcttcccttggcttcaCTGCTGTGGCCTTCGTCACGGGCTCCCTGGCTCTTTGGGCTCCTGCATTCTTGCTGCGTTCCCGTGTGGTCTTGGGGGAGACCCCGCCCTGCCTTCCTGGAGACTCCTGCTCTTCCTCTGACAG cctcatCTTTGGGCTCATCACCTGCCTGACCGGGGTCCTGGGTGTGGGCCTGGGCGTGGAGATCAGCCGCCGCCTCCGCCGTTCCAACCCCCGGGCTGACCCACTGGTCTGTGCTGCTGGCCTCTTGGGCTCCGCGCCCTTCCTCTTCCTGTCCCTTGCCTGTGCTCGTAGTAGCATCGTGGCCACCTAT attttCATCTTTATTGGAGAGACGCTGCTGTCCATGAACTGGGCCGTCGTGGCTGACATTCTGTTG TATGTGGTGATCCCCACGCGACGGTCCACTGCCGAGGCCTTCCAGATCGTGCTGTCCCACCTGCTGGGCGATGCTGGGAGCCCCTACCTCGTTGGCCTG ATCTCCGACCGCCTCCGCCGGAGCTGGCCCCCCTCCTTCTTGTCCGAGTTCCGAGCCCTGCAGTTCTCCCTCATGCTCTGCGCCTTCGTCGGGGCTCTGGGCGGGGCAGCCTTCCTGGGCACTGCCATCTTCATTGAGGGTGACCGCCGGCAGGCTCAGCTGCACGTGCAGG GTCTGCTGCGTGAGGCAGGGCCCACAGATGACCGGATCGTGGTACCCCGGCGAGGCCGCTCCACCCGCGTCCCCGTGTCCAGCGTGCTCATCTGA
- the SPNS1 gene encoding protein spinster homolog 1 isoform X2 — protein sequence MGNSKSEDPEVPDREGLQHITGLSPGHSALIVAVLCYINLLNYMDRFTVAGVLPDIEQFFDIGDSSSGLIQTVFISSYMVLAPVFGYLGDRYNRKYLMCGGIAFWSLVTLGSSFIPREQFWLLLLTRGLVGVGEASYSTIAPTLIADLFVADQRSRMLSVFYFAIPVGSGLGYIAGSKVKDMAGDWHWALRVTPGLGVVAVLLLFLVVREPPRGAVERHSDSPPLNPTSWWADLRALARNPSFILSSLGFTAVAFVTGSLALWAPAFLLRSRVVLGETPPCLPGDSCSSSDSLIFGLITCLTGVLGVGLGVEISRRLRRSNPRADPLVCAAGLLGSAPFLFLSLACARSSIVATYIFIFIGETLLSMNWAVVADILLYVVIPTRRSTAEAFQIVLSHLLGDAGSPYLVGLISDRLRRSWPPSFLSEFRALQFSLMLCAFVGALGGAAFLGTAIFIEGDRRQAQLHVQGLLREAGPTDDRIVVPRRGRSTRVPVSSVLI from the exons ATGGGGAACTCGAAGTCCGAGGATCCCGAGGTCCCGGACCGAGAGGGGCTGCAGCATATCACCGGCTTGTCTCCGGGCCATTCGGCTCTCATAGTGGCGGTGCTGTGCTACATCAACCTCCTCAACTACATGGACCGCTTCACCGTGGCTG GCGTCCTTCCAGACATCGAGCAGTTCTTCGACATCGGAGACAGCAGCTCCGGCCTCATCCAGACCG tGTTCATTTCCAGTTACATGGTGTTGGCACCTGTGTTTGGCTACCTGGGTGACAGGTACAATCGGAAGTATCTCATGTGCGGGGGCATTGCCTTCTGGTCCCTGGTGACACTGGGGTCGTCCTTCATCCCCAGAGAG CAATTCTGGCTCCTCCTCCTGACCCGGGGCCTGGTGGGGGTCGGGGAGGCCAGTTACTCCACTATCGCGCCCACCCTCATCGCCGACCTCTTCGTGGCAGACCagcggagtcggatgcttagtgTGTTCTACTTTGCCATCCCGGTGGGCAG TGGTCTGGGTTACATTGCAGGCTCCAAAGTGAAAGATATGGCCGGGGACTGGCACTGGGCTCTGCGG GTGACACCAGGTCTAGGAGTGGTGGCTGTTCTGCTGCTGTTCCTGGTAGTCCGGGAGCCGCCACGGGGAGCTGTGGAACGCCACTCAGACTCACCACCCCTGAACCCCACCTCGTGGTGGGCAGATCTGAGGGCTCTGGCAAGGAA TCCTAGTTTCATcctctcttcccttggcttcaCTGCTGTGGCCTTCGTCACGGGCTCCCTGGCTCTTTGGGCTCCTGCATTCTTGCTGCGTTCCCGTGTGGTCTTGGGGGAGACCCCGCCCTGCCTTCCTGGAGACTCCTGCTCTTCCTCTGACAG cctcatCTTTGGGCTCATCACCTGCCTGACCGGGGTCCTGGGTGTGGGCCTGGGCGTGGAGATCAGCCGCCGCCTCCGCCGTTCCAACCCCCGGGCTGACCCACTGGTCTGTGCTGCTGGCCTCTTGGGCTCCGCGCCCTTCCTCTTCCTGTCCCTTGCCTGTGCTCGTAGTAGCATCGTGGCCACCTAT attttCATCTTTATTGGAGAGACGCTGCTGTCCATGAACTGGGCCGTCGTGGCTGACATTCTGTTG TATGTGGTGATCCCCACGCGACGGTCCACTGCCGAGGCCTTCCAGATCGTGCTGTCCCACCTGCTGGGCGATGCTGGGAGCCCCTACCTCGTTGGCCTG ATCTCCGACCGCCTCCGCCGGAGCTGGCCCCCCTCCTTCTTGTCCGAGTTCCGAGCCCTGCAGTTCTCCCTCATGCTCTGCGCCTTCGTCGGGGCTCTGGGCGGGGCAGCCTTCCTGGGCACTGCCATCTTCATTGAGGGTGACCGCCGGCAGGCTCAGCTGCACGTGCAGG GTCTGCTGCGTGAGGCAGGGCCCACAGATGACCGGATCGTGGTACCCCGGCGAGGCCGCTCCACCCGCGTCCCCGTGTCCAGCGTGCTCATCTGA
- the LAT gene encoding linker for activation of T-cells family member 1 isoform X1 has protein sequence MISCPRPGSPQLPATGGQALRRSRRLAERQMEAVVLIPYVLGLLLLPLLAVVLCVRCRELPGSYDNTASDSLAPSSIVIKRPPTLATWTPATSYPPVTSYPPLSQPDLLPIPRSPQPPGGSHRMPSSRQDSDGANSVASYENEGASGAPGALVAGRLGPGLGPADRCVVTSEPACEDDDEDEEEDYPNEGYLEVLPDSTPATGTAVPPAPAPSNPGLRDSAFSMESGEDYVNVPESEESADVSLDGSREYVNVSQELPPVARTEPAILSSQNDDEEEGAPDYENLQGLN, from the exons ATGATTTCCTGCCCTCGCCCGGGCTCACCACAGCTTCCTGCCACAGGCGGGCAGGCGCTGAGGAGAAGCAGGCGCCTAGCCGAGCGGCAG ATGGAGGCGGTCGTCCTGATCCCCTACGTGCTGGGCctcctgctgctgccgctgctggcTGTGGTGCTGTGCGTGCGGTGCCGAGAGCTGCCAG GCTCCTATGACAATACGGCCTCTGACAG CTTGGCCCCAAGTAGCATCGTGATCAAACGCCCTC CCACACTCGCCACCTGGACACCAGCCACCTCCTATCCTCCTGTTACCTCCTACCCACCCTTGAGCCAGCCGGACCTGCTTCCCATCCC GAGGTCCCCACAGCCCCCTGGGGGCTCCCACCGCATGCCATCTTCCCGGCAGGACTCAGATGGTG cCAACAGTGTGGCGAGCTACGAGAACGAGGGTGCGTCTGGggccccaggtgccctggttgcagggaggctggggcctgggctgggccctgCTGATCGCTGTGTCGTTACCTCAGAGCCCGCCTGTGAGGACGACGATGAAGACGAGGAGGAGGATTATCCCAACGAGGGCTACTT GGAGGTGCTTCCTGACAGCACGCCAGCGACAGGCACTGCTGTCCCACCGGCTCCCGCGCCCAGCAACCCCGGCCTCCGAGACAGCGCCTTCTCCA TGGAGTCGGGGGAGGATTACGTGAACGTCCCCGAGAGCGAGGAGAGTGCAGACGTGTCTCTGG ATGGGAGCCGGGAGTACGTGAATGTGTCCCAGGAGCTGCCACCCGTGGCTAGGACCGAGCCTG CCATCCTGAGCTCCCAGAACGACGACGAGGAAGAGGGAGCTCCAGATTATGAGAATCTGCAGGGGCTTAACTGA
- the LAT gene encoding linker for activation of T-cells family member 1 isoform X2, with protein MISCPRPGSPQLPATGGQALRRSRRLAERQMEAVVLIPYVLGLLLLPLLAVVLCVRCRELPGSYDNTASDSLAPSSIVIKRPPTLATWTPATSYPPVTSYPPLSQPDLLPIPRSPQPPGGSHRMPSSRQDSDGANSVASYENEEPACEDDDEDEEEDYPNEGYLEVLPDSTPATGTAVPPAPAPSNPGLRDSAFSMESGEDYVNVPESEESADVSLDGSREYVNVSQELPPVARTEPAILSSQNDDEEEGAPDYENLQGLN; from the exons ATGATTTCCTGCCCTCGCCCGGGCTCACCACAGCTTCCTGCCACAGGCGGGCAGGCGCTGAGGAGAAGCAGGCGCCTAGCCGAGCGGCAG ATGGAGGCGGTCGTCCTGATCCCCTACGTGCTGGGCctcctgctgctgccgctgctggcTGTGGTGCTGTGCGTGCGGTGCCGAGAGCTGCCAG GCTCCTATGACAATACGGCCTCTGACAG CTTGGCCCCAAGTAGCATCGTGATCAAACGCCCTC CCACACTCGCCACCTGGACACCAGCCACCTCCTATCCTCCTGTTACCTCCTACCCACCCTTGAGCCAGCCGGACCTGCTTCCCATCCC GAGGTCCCCACAGCCCCCTGGGGGCTCCCACCGCATGCCATCTTCCCGGCAGGACTCAGATGGTG cCAACAGTGTGGCGAGCTACGAGAACGAGG AGCCCGCCTGTGAGGACGACGATGAAGACGAGGAGGAGGATTATCCCAACGAGGGCTACTT GGAGGTGCTTCCTGACAGCACGCCAGCGACAGGCACTGCTGTCCCACCGGCTCCCGCGCCCAGCAACCCCGGCCTCCGAGACAGCGCCTTCTCCA TGGAGTCGGGGGAGGATTACGTGAACGTCCCCGAGAGCGAGGAGAGTGCAGACGTGTCTCTGG ATGGGAGCCGGGAGTACGTGAATGTGTCCCAGGAGCTGCCACCCGTGGCTAGGACCGAGCCTG CCATCCTGAGCTCCCAGAACGACGACGAGGAAGAGGGAGCTCCAGATTATGAGAATCTGCAGGGGCTTAACTGA
- the LAT gene encoding linker for activation of T-cells family member 1 isoform X3 yields MEAVVLIPYVLGLLLLPLLAVVLCVRCRELPGSYDNTASDSLAPSSIVIKRPPTLATWTPATSYPPVTSYPPLSQPDLLPIPRSPQPPGGSHRMPSSRQDSDGANSVASYENEGASGAPGALVAGRLGPGLGPADRCVVTSEPACEDDDEDEEEDYPNEGYLEVLPDSTPATGTAVPPAPAPSNPGLRDSAFSMESGEDYVNVPESEESADVSLDGSREYVNVSQELPPVARTEPAILSSQNDDEEEGAPDYENLQGLN; encoded by the exons ATGGAGGCGGTCGTCCTGATCCCCTACGTGCTGGGCctcctgctgctgccgctgctggcTGTGGTGCTGTGCGTGCGGTGCCGAGAGCTGCCAG GCTCCTATGACAATACGGCCTCTGACAG CTTGGCCCCAAGTAGCATCGTGATCAAACGCCCTC CCACACTCGCCACCTGGACACCAGCCACCTCCTATCCTCCTGTTACCTCCTACCCACCCTTGAGCCAGCCGGACCTGCTTCCCATCCC GAGGTCCCCACAGCCCCCTGGGGGCTCCCACCGCATGCCATCTTCCCGGCAGGACTCAGATGGTG cCAACAGTGTGGCGAGCTACGAGAACGAGGGTGCGTCTGGggccccaggtgccctggttgcagggaggctggggcctgggctgggccctgCTGATCGCTGTGTCGTTACCTCAGAGCCCGCCTGTGAGGACGACGATGAAGACGAGGAGGAGGATTATCCCAACGAGGGCTACTT GGAGGTGCTTCCTGACAGCACGCCAGCGACAGGCACTGCTGTCCCACCGGCTCCCGCGCCCAGCAACCCCGGCCTCCGAGACAGCGCCTTCTCCA TGGAGTCGGGGGAGGATTACGTGAACGTCCCCGAGAGCGAGGAGAGTGCAGACGTGTCTCTGG ATGGGAGCCGGGAGTACGTGAATGTGTCCCAGGAGCTGCCACCCGTGGCTAGGACCGAGCCTG CCATCCTGAGCTCCCAGAACGACGACGAGGAAGAGGGAGCTCCAGATTATGAGAATCTGCAGGGGCTTAACTGA